Proteins from a single region of Streptomyces sp. TN58:
- a CDS encoding DUF4365 domain-containing protein: MALAQPEPGGVLAGRIEPRTGTGTGAPDGTRSVPLRGTLATTACMETLQVGYLHAVAAAAGCSLSQPFPDNGVDWHVSHGAREHVVDDEVTVKVQLKATYQVPPRPPGPTFAFTLDNEHLVKLARTPVAVHKILVVMLVPRERDQWLAAGHDRLDLRHCCYWTNLAGHPVTGRRRTTVRIATARIFDDRALCEIMTRVGSGGTP, encoded by the coding sequence ATGGCGCTCGCACAGCCCGAACCGGGCGGGGTGCTGGCGGGGCGGATCGAACCGCGGACCGGCACCGGTACAGGTGCACCGGACGGCACGCGGTCCGTACCGCTGCGCGGCACACTCGCCACCACCGCCTGCATGGAGACCCTCCAGGTGGGATACCTGCACGCCGTCGCCGCCGCGGCCGGCTGCTCGCTGTCCCAGCCCTTCCCGGACAACGGCGTGGACTGGCACGTCAGTCACGGCGCCCGCGAACACGTCGTCGACGACGAGGTCACCGTCAAGGTGCAGTTGAAGGCGACCTACCAGGTACCGCCCCGGCCGCCCGGCCCCACCTTCGCCTTCACCCTCGACAACGAGCACCTGGTGAAGCTGGCCCGCACCCCGGTCGCCGTCCACAAGATCCTCGTCGTGATGCTCGTCCCGCGGGAGCGCGACCAGTGGCTCGCCGCCGGACACGACCGGCTCGACCTGCGCCACTGCTGCTACTGGACCAACCTCGCCGGACACCCCGTGACCGGCCGGCGCCGGACCACCGTACGGATAGCGACCGCGCGGATCTTCGACGACCGGGCGCTGTGCGAGATCATGACCCGGGTCGGGTCGGGAGGGACACCCTGA
- a CDS encoding 3'-5' exonuclease yields the protein MNRWYEGPLAAFDTETTGVDVEQDRIVSAALIVQECAGGRVRTTRWLVNPGVPVPAGATEVHGLTDEHLQRHGRWPAPVVEEIARALGEQQIAGRPVVVMNAPFDLTLLDRELRRHRASSLSRYLDNRPLTVLDPRVLDKHLDRYRKGRRTLTDLCAHYGIELEGAHDAAADAMASLELVRAVGRRFASRLERLTPAELHTLQAVWHAAQARGLQAWFARQGTPEVVDPHWPLRPDLSAAA from the coding sequence ATGAACCGCTGGTATGAGGGCCCGCTGGCCGCATTCGACACGGAGACCACCGGGGTGGACGTGGAGCAGGACCGGATCGTGTCCGCCGCGCTCATCGTGCAGGAGTGTGCGGGCGGCCGGGTCCGCACGACGCGCTGGCTGGTCAATCCCGGCGTTCCGGTGCCCGCGGGCGCGACGGAAGTGCACGGACTCACCGACGAGCACCTGCAGCGCCACGGGCGCTGGCCGGCGCCGGTGGTGGAGGAGATAGCCCGCGCGCTCGGGGAGCAGCAGATCGCGGGCCGGCCGGTGGTGGTGATGAACGCGCCGTTCGACCTGACGCTGCTGGACCGGGAGTTGCGCCGGCACCGGGCGTCGTCGCTGTCGCGGTACCTGGACAACCGGCCGCTGACGGTGCTGGACCCCCGGGTGCTGGACAAGCACCTGGACCGGTACCGCAAGGGCCGCCGGACGCTGACGGACCTGTGCGCGCACTACGGGATCGAGCTGGAGGGCGCGCACGACGCGGCGGCGGACGCGATGGCCTCGCTGGAGCTCGTACGGGCGGTGGGCCGCCGGTTCGCCTCGCGGCTGGAGCGGCTGACGCCGGCCGAACTGCACACGCTGCAGGCGGTCTGGCACGCGGCGCAGGCGCGCGGCCTGCAGGCGTGGTTCGCGCGGCAGGGGACCCCGGAGGTGGTGGACCCGCACTGGCCGCTGCGGCCGGACCTTTCGGCGGCGGCGTAG
- a CDS encoding SCO7613 C-terminal domain-containing membrane protein has product MESPLPPAEELALIDRELAQLDARRLYLLTRRDWLLRLLRQPGAVPAGWGPAVSGPPAAWAAGPAKEASAPSAQNVLLTLGAVLLAVAALAFTLVSWGSMGIAGRSAVLAVVTAAALAAPALLLRRGLRSTAESVAAVGLLLTVLDAYALYAVGMPDADGTGYTAGAAAVLAAVWAGYGSALRTLRLPLPAAVVAAQLALPLAAVALQAGPLGLGWALLVTAALDAALALRVRAAAVPAALLGSAALLLGVVQSWSAESAARALPPAALLLAVAVLGTVAAWREPRVWPAALVGGVAGVVAVAGVARPELAAGWAVVAHLLVGLPLLAAVRVPALPGAVRRGVAGAGVVVGALGALAAGAAVAPVLVGRLRVLEEVWAATTPAADPYGPGAAAAVALLLAAGAAWWLSRVSSRPEPGVAAVVPGWAALFSAPLLLGLPVAAVFAVQLAVTGAAGVLALRSGGRAAGVAAAGCALAGAVNVSVGALDGRAATFAVWGLLGAGCAAGAAYGPAARWLRSGAAVCAVGYATGLLVAVAAVSDLAVVWWALPVLAVPAAVAVLGPRLGAVRLPAEVTAAVSGVLALALSAGRPGTLALTLALSGVVCAGAAVRPERRVLGWAAGALFAAAAWVRLAEAGVTAPEAYTLPVTVPALAVGFLRRRRDAQASSWTAYGPGLAATLLPSLVAAWADTGWVRPLVLGAAALAVTLAGARYRLQAPLLLGGAVLAAVAVHELAPYVVQVAGALPRWVPPALAGVLLLAVGATYEKRLRDARRLRAAIGRLR; this is encoded by the coding sequence ATGGAATCCCCTCTGCCGCCGGCCGAAGAGCTGGCGCTCATCGACCGCGAGCTGGCTCAACTCGATGCCCGGCGCCTGTACTTGCTGACCCGCCGGGACTGGCTGCTGCGGCTGCTGCGGCAGCCGGGCGCCGTGCCGGCCGGCTGGGGCCCCGCCGTGTCCGGTCCGCCCGCCGCCTGGGCGGCCGGTCCCGCGAAGGAGGCTTCGGCCCCGAGCGCGCAGAACGTGCTGCTCACCCTGGGCGCGGTGCTGCTGGCCGTGGCGGCGCTGGCGTTCACTCTGGTCAGCTGGGGCTCGATGGGGATCGCCGGGCGCTCGGCGGTGCTGGCCGTGGTGACGGCGGCGGCGCTGGCCGCTCCCGCGTTGCTGCTGCGCCGCGGGCTGCGGTCTACGGCGGAGTCGGTGGCCGCCGTGGGGCTGCTGCTGACGGTGCTGGACGCGTACGCGCTGTACGCGGTCGGCATGCCGGACGCGGACGGCACCGGGTACACGGCGGGCGCGGCCGCGGTGCTGGCGGCGGTGTGGGCCGGTTACGGGTCGGCGCTGCGCACGTTGCGCCTCCCGCTGCCGGCGGCGGTGGTCGCGGCGCAGCTGGCGCTGCCGCTGGCGGCGGTGGCCTTGCAGGCGGGCCCGCTGGGGCTGGGCTGGGCGCTGCTGGTGACGGCGGCGCTGGACGCGGCGCTGGCGCTGCGGGTCCGGGCGGCCGCGGTCCCGGCGGCGCTGCTGGGTTCGGCGGCGCTGCTCCTCGGGGTGGTCCAGTCGTGGTCGGCGGAGTCGGCGGCGCGGGCCCTGCCCCCGGCGGCGCTGCTGCTGGCGGTCGCGGTCCTGGGCACGGTGGCGGCCTGGCGGGAGCCGCGGGTGTGGCCCGCGGCTCTGGTGGGCGGTGTGGCGGGGGTCGTGGCCGTGGCCGGCGTGGCCCGTCCGGAGCTCGCCGCGGGCTGGGCGGTGGTGGCGCACCTGCTGGTGGGCCTGCCGCTGCTGGCGGCGGTACGGGTGCCCGCGCTGCCGGGGGCCGTGCGGCGCGGGGTGGCCGGGGCCGGGGTGGTGGTCGGCGCGCTCGGCGCGCTGGCGGCGGGCGCGGCGGTGGCGCCGGTGCTTGTGGGTCGGCTGCGCGTGCTGGAGGAGGTGTGGGCGGCGACCACTCCGGCGGCGGATCCGTACGGGCCGGGGGCGGCGGCCGCGGTCGCGCTGCTGCTGGCGGCGGGGGCGGCCTGGTGGCTGTCGCGGGTGTCGTCGCGTCCGGAGCCGGGGGTGGCGGCGGTGGTGCCGGGTTGGGCGGCCCTGTTCTCGGCGCCGCTGCTGCTGGGGCTGCCGGTGGCGGCGGTGTTCGCGGTGCAGCTCGCGGTGACGGGTGCGGCGGGGGTCCTGGCCCTGCGCTCGGGCGGGCGGGCGGCCGGTGTCGCCGCGGCCGGGTGTGCGCTGGCGGGGGCCGTGAACGTGTCCGTGGGCGCGCTGGACGGCCGCGCGGCGACCTTCGCGGTCTGGGGGCTGCTGGGCGCGGGCTGCGCGGCGGGGGCGGCGTACGGGCCCGCCGCGCGGTGGCTGCGGTCGGGGGCGGCCGTGTGCGCGGTCGGTTACGCGACGGGGCTGCTGGTGGCCGTGGCCGCGGTGTCCGACCTGGCGGTGGTCTGGTGGGCGCTGCCGGTCCTCGCGGTGCCGGCGGCGGTGGCGGTGCTCGGGCCGCGGCTGGGCGCCGTACGGCTGCCGGCCGAGGTGACGGCGGCGGTGTCGGGAGTGCTGGCCCTGGCCCTGTCCGCGGGGCGGCCGGGGACGCTGGCGCTGACTCTCGCACTGTCCGGGGTGGTCTGCGCGGGGGCCGCGGTGCGGCCGGAGCGGCGGGTGCTGGGCTGGGCGGCGGGCGCGCTGTTCGCGGCGGCGGCCTGGGTGCGGCTGGCGGAGGCCGGCGTGACGGCCCCGGAGGCGTACACGCTGCCGGTGACCGTGCCCGCCCTGGCGGTGGGCTTCCTGCGGCGGCGCCGGGACGCACAGGCCTCGTCCTGGACGGCGTACGGGCCGGGGCTGGCGGCGACGCTGCTGCCGAGCCTGGTGGCGGCCTGGGCCGACACGGGCTGGGTGCGCCCGCTGGTGCTGGGGGCGGCCGCGCTGGCGGTGACCCTGGCGGGCGCCCGGTACCGGCTGCAGGCCCCGCTCCTGCTGGGCGGCGCGGTGCTGGCGGCGGTGGCGGTGCACGAGCTGGCGCCGTACGTGGTGCAGGTCGCGGGGGCGCTGCCGAGGTGGGTGCCGCCGGCCCTGGCGGGCGTGCTGCTGCTGGCGGTGGGGGCGACGTACGAGAAGCGGCTGCGGGACGCACGCAGGCTGCGGGCCGCGATCGGCCGGCTGCGGTAG
- a CDS encoding TIGR02611 family protein — MNTGSDRGTNESATGATATGSSTESAAASTAQGDAQTTGDAQTTDEALHVSKAPAFIKARRTLHLSWQVGVFVVGLAVIAAGVAMLVLPGPGWVAIFAGLAIWATEFAWAHLVLRWTKRKVTEAAQKALDPKVRRRNLILTTTGLVVAGALIGFYLWKYGLVLPWDLKDQ; from the coding sequence ATGAATACGGGGAGTGACCGCGGAACGAACGAGTCCGCTACCGGCGCCACCGCCACCGGATCCAGCACGGAATCCGCCGCGGCGAGCACCGCACAGGGCGACGCGCAGACCACGGGCGACGCGCAGACCACGGACGAGGCGCTGCACGTCTCGAAGGCGCCCGCCTTCATCAAGGCCCGCAGGACCCTGCACCTCAGCTGGCAGGTCGGCGTCTTCGTCGTCGGGCTCGCGGTGATCGCCGCCGGCGTCGCCATGCTCGTCCTGCCCGGCCCCGGCTGGGTCGCGATCTTCGCGGGCCTGGCGATCTGGGCCACCGAGTTCGCCTGGGCCCACCTCGTGCTGCGCTGGACCAAGCGCAAGGTCACCGAGGCGGCCCAGAAGGCGCTCGACCCGAAGGTGCGCCGCCGCAACCTCATCCTGACCACCACGGGCCTCGTCGTCGCGGGCGCCCTGATCGGCTTCTACCTGTGGAAGTACGGGCTCGTCCTGCCCTGGGACCTCAAGGACCAGTGA
- a CDS encoding SsgA family sporulation/cell division regulator, translated as MNTTVSCELHLRLVVSSESSLPVPAGLRYDTADPYAVHATFHTGAEETVEWVFARDLLAEGLHRPTGTGDVRVWPSRSHGQGVVCIALSSPEGEALLEAPARALESFLKRTDAAVPPGTEHRHFDLDKELSHILAES; from the coding sequence ATGAACACCACGGTCAGCTGCGAGCTGCACCTGCGCCTCGTTGTGTCGAGCGAGTCCTCACTGCCTGTTCCCGCGGGCCTGCGGTATGACACGGCCGACCCCTACGCCGTGCACGCCACCTTCCACACCGGCGCCGAGGAGACGGTCGAATGGGTGTTCGCCCGCGACCTCCTCGCCGAGGGCCTGCACCGGCCCACCGGTACCGGCGACGTCCGCGTCTGGCCCTCCCGCAGTCACGGTCAGGGCGTCGTCTGCATCGCCCTGAGCTCACCGGAGGGAGAAGCGCTTCTCGAAGCACCCGCCCGAGCCCTGGAGTCGTTCCTCAAGCGGACGGACGCCGCGGTTCCACCCGGGACCGAACACCGGCACTTCGACCTCGACAAGGAGCTCTCCCACATCCTGGCCGAAAGCTGA
- a CDS encoding CGNR zinc finger domain-containing protein — MQIPHDTRRALDVVVALVNTAAEPDQPDGLSDVGALRDFVQEYSISDVGELGARDLAGVRTVRSKFAQVFAAPTARAASVLINELVATAGTTPQLTDHDGYDWHVHYFAPGASVGDHLAADGGMALAFIVVSGEEERLRRCEAPDCRRAFVDLSRNRSRRYCDSRTCGNRLHVAAYRARRKEADAGPSEQEEIVHGGQQQQNADHR, encoded by the coding sequence GTGCAGATCCCACACGACACCCGTCGCGCGCTCGACGTCGTCGTCGCGCTGGTGAACACCGCGGCCGAACCGGACCAGCCCGACGGACTCTCGGACGTCGGCGCGCTGCGCGACTTCGTCCAGGAGTACTCGATCAGCGACGTCGGCGAGCTCGGGGCCCGCGACCTGGCGGGCGTGCGGACCGTACGCTCGAAGTTCGCCCAGGTCTTCGCGGCGCCGACCGCCCGCGCCGCGTCGGTGCTGATCAACGAACTCGTGGCGACCGCGGGCACCACCCCGCAGCTGACCGACCACGACGGCTACGACTGGCACGTCCACTACTTCGCCCCGGGCGCCTCGGTCGGCGACCACCTCGCGGCCGACGGCGGCATGGCGCTGGCCTTCATCGTGGTCTCCGGGGAGGAGGAGCGGCTGCGCCGCTGCGAGGCCCCCGACTGCCGGCGCGCCTTCGTCGACCTGTCACGCAACCGCTCCCGGCGCTACTGCGACAGCCGGACCTGCGGGAACCGGCTGCACGTGGCCGCGTACCGGGCCCGCCGCAAGGAGGCCGACGCGGGGCCGTCAGAGCAGGAAGAGATCGTGCACGGCGGCCAGCAGCAGCAGAATGCCGATCACCGCTAG
- a CDS encoding DsbA family protein: MTDSVILDVWCELQCPDCHRALDDVRALRARYGDRLDIRLRHFPLEKHKHAFAAAQAAEEAAEQGQGWPYAEALLARTAELAEKGEPVLLDVARGLGLDVEEFDTALIDGRHILIVDADQAEGKAIGVSGTPTYVIGGERLDGGKSQEGLLARIEEIADRLLAS; encoded by the coding sequence ATGACCGATTCCGTGATCCTCGACGTCTGGTGCGAACTGCAGTGCCCGGACTGCCACCGCGCCCTGGACGACGTCCGCGCCCTGCGGGCCCGCTACGGCGACCGGCTGGACATCCGGCTGCGCCACTTCCCGCTGGAGAAGCACAAGCACGCGTTCGCCGCCGCGCAGGCGGCCGAGGAGGCCGCCGAGCAGGGGCAGGGCTGGCCCTACGCGGAGGCCCTGCTGGCCCGTACCGCGGAGCTCGCCGAGAAGGGCGAGCCGGTGCTGCTGGACGTGGCCCGGGGCCTGGGACTGGACGTCGAGGAGTTCGACACCGCCCTGATCGACGGACGGCACATCCTGATCGTCGACGCCGACCAGGCCGAGGGGAAGGCGATCGGCGTGAGCGGCACCCCCACCTACGTGATCGGCGGCGAGCGCCTCGACGGCGGCAAGAGCCAGGAGGGGCTGCTCGCCCGCATCGAGGAGATCGCCGACCGCCTGCTGGCCTCCTGA
- a CDS encoding GNAT family N-acetyltransferase: protein MTTTLRPAQPLQRNSDGTRQRTYEVRVNSRRVGTLELATRSAAQPSVGVIRGLWIEEADRRRGRGTVAALAAEEVLRSWRCTGIAVSVPADAAPALRMAAALGYRETGRIMAKELPALPPALPAGGVGRPMTRAEFDAWLEPGIVEYGRRLVAPGMTEEQGVAASRAEHARMLPDGPDTPGADFLLLETPAGEALGSVWIGECELPGLGAVPYVYDVKVTPEHRGRGHGRTLMLLAERTVLAAGGSRLGLHVVEGNTPARRLYESLGYRDIAVNASKALI from the coding sequence ATGACCACCACCCTGCGGCCCGCGCAGCCGCTCCAGCGCAACAGTGACGGCACCCGGCAGCGGACCTACGAGGTCCGGGTCAACAGCCGTCGGGTCGGCACGCTCGAACTGGCCACCCGGTCCGCCGCCCAGCCCTCCGTCGGTGTGATCCGCGGACTGTGGATCGAGGAGGCAGACCGCCGACGGGGGCGCGGCACGGTGGCCGCGCTCGCCGCCGAGGAGGTGCTGCGCTCCTGGCGCTGCACCGGCATCGCGGTGTCGGTACCCGCCGACGCCGCACCGGCCCTGCGGATGGCCGCGGCCCTGGGATACCGGGAGACCGGCCGGATCATGGCCAAGGAACTCCCGGCGCTGCCGCCCGCCCTCCCGGCGGGCGGCGTCGGCCGGCCGATGACCCGGGCCGAGTTCGACGCCTGGCTGGAGCCGGGCATCGTGGAGTACGGCCGCCGGCTCGTCGCCCCCGGTATGACCGAGGAGCAGGGCGTGGCCGCCTCCCGCGCCGAACACGCCAGGATGCTGCCCGACGGCCCGGACACCCCCGGCGCGGACTTCCTCCTGCTGGAGACCCCGGCGGGGGAGGCCCTGGGCAGCGTGTGGATCGGAGAGTGCGAGCTGCCCGGCCTCGGCGCCGTCCCGTACGTGTACGACGTCAAGGTCACGCCCGAACACCGCGGGCGGGGCCACGGGCGGACCCTCATGCTCCTCGCCGAGCGCACCGTCCTGGCCGCCGGAGGCAGCCGGCTGGGCCTGCACGTGGTCGAGGGCAACACCCCGGCCCGGCGGCTCTACGAGTCGCTCGGGTACCGGGACATCGCGGTGAACGCCTCGAAGGCGCTGATCTAG
- a CDS encoding aminotransferase class IV, which yields MRIWLDGALRDVDDATVSVLDHGLTVGDGVFETLKAVRGRPFALTRHLLRLTRSARGLGLPDPDLDEVRRACAAVLEAEPVDHGRLRITYTGGVAPLGSDRGDAETTLIAAVAASPRRPDTTAAVTVPWVRNERSAVAGLKTTSYAENVVALAAAHRAGASEALMANTVGRLCEGTGSNVFVVLDGELHTPPLESGCLAGITRALITEWTGAKETDLPFEVLAEAEEVFVTSSLRDAQAVVRLDGRALGSGAGPGPVTAEVMRIFEAGSGADLDP from the coding sequence ATGAGAATCTGGCTCGACGGAGCCCTGAGGGACGTCGACGACGCGACGGTGTCCGTCCTCGACCACGGGCTCACCGTGGGCGACGGCGTGTTCGAGACGCTCAAGGCCGTCCGCGGCCGGCCCTTCGCGCTCACCCGCCACCTCCTACGGCTGACCCGCTCGGCCCGGGGCCTGGGCCTGCCCGACCCCGACCTCGACGAGGTGCGCCGCGCCTGCGCCGCCGTCCTGGAGGCCGAACCGGTCGACCACGGGCGGCTGCGCATCACCTACACCGGGGGCGTCGCCCCGCTCGGCTCCGACCGGGGCGACGCCGAGACCACACTGATCGCCGCCGTCGCCGCGTCCCCGCGCCGCCCCGACACCACCGCCGCCGTCACCGTGCCCTGGGTCCGCAACGAGCGCTCCGCCGTCGCCGGCCTGAAGACCACCTCGTACGCGGAGAACGTCGTCGCGCTCGCCGCCGCGCACCGCGCGGGCGCCTCGGAGGCGCTGATGGCCAACACCGTCGGCCGGCTGTGCGAGGGGACCGGCTCCAACGTGTTCGTCGTACTCGACGGGGAACTGCACACCCCGCCCCTGGAATCCGGCTGCCTCGCCGGGATCACCAGGGCCCTCATCACCGAGTGGACCGGCGCCAAGGAGACCGACCTGCCCTTCGAGGTGCTCGCGGAGGCCGAGGAGGTCTTCGTGACGTCCTCGCTGCGCGACGCCCAGGCGGTCGTCCGCCTCGACGGCCGCGCCCTCGGAAGCGGAGCCGGGCCCGGGCCCGTCACGGCCGAGGTCATGCGGATCTTCGAGGCGGGATCCGGCGCGGACCTCGACCCGTGA
- a CDS encoding chorismate-binding protein: MHDLPPMARFAGLLATDLRDVTSDPAALDSTGFWAVAADFEGRLVCARFGDVRPDPVPAPVPGAWRGPDADRWTTSLDRAAYTAGVRRIREHIEAGEVYQANLCRVMSAPLPDPDRADVDALTSLLARGNPAPFAGTIRLAAYGVEIATASPELFLRRDGRRVESGPIKGTGRTAEDLLPKDHAENVMIVDLVRNDLGRVCATGSVTVPELCAIEEHPGLVHLVSTVSGELADGAGWPELLDATFPPGSVTGAPKSSALRIIEALETAPRGPYCGGVGWVDADRGAGELAVGIRTFWIDRQTPGGPRLHFGTGAGITWGSDPDREWAETELKAARLLRVAAGREAGAHHGANGTTGRTAP; the protein is encoded by the coding sequence GTGCACGACCTGCCCCCCATGGCCCGCTTCGCCGGCCTCCTCGCGACCGACCTGCGGGATGTCACCAGTGACCCCGCCGCCCTCGACTCCACCGGCTTCTGGGCGGTGGCCGCCGACTTCGAAGGGCGCCTCGTCTGCGCGCGTTTCGGGGACGTGCGCCCCGACCCCGTACCCGCGCCCGTACCCGGTGCCTGGCGCGGTCCTGACGCCGACCGGTGGACCACGTCCCTCGACCGCGCGGCGTACACCGCCGGGGTACGCCGCATCCGCGAGCACATCGAGGCCGGCGAGGTCTACCAGGCCAACCTGTGCCGCGTGATGTCCGCGCCGCTGCCCGACCCGGACCGCGCCGATGTCGACGCCCTCACCTCGCTCCTGGCCCGAGGCAACCCCGCACCCTTCGCAGGAACGATTCGCCTCGCCGCGTACGGCGTGGAGATCGCCACCGCCTCACCCGAGCTGTTCCTGCGCCGCGACGGCCGCCGGGTCGAGTCCGGACCCATCAAGGGCACCGGCCGCACCGCCGAAGACCTCCTCCCCAAGGACCACGCCGAGAACGTGATGATCGTGGACCTCGTACGCAACGACCTCGGCCGGGTCTGTGCCACGGGCTCCGTGACCGTTCCCGAGCTGTGCGCGATCGAGGAGCACCCCGGCCTCGTACACCTGGTCTCCACCGTCAGCGGCGAACTCGCCGACGGCGCCGGCTGGCCCGAACTCCTCGACGCGACCTTCCCGCCCGGATCCGTCACGGGCGCGCCCAAGTCCTCCGCCCTGCGGATCATCGAGGCCCTGGAGACGGCCCCGCGCGGCCCGTACTGCGGAGGCGTCGGCTGGGTCGACGCCGACCGCGGCGCCGGCGAGCTGGCCGTCGGCATCCGCACCTTCTGGATCGACCGGCAGACCCCCGGCGGCCCCCGCCTGCACTTCGGCACCGGGGCCGGCATCACCTGGGGCTCCGACCCCGACCGCGAGTGGGCGGAGACCGAGCTCAAGGCCGCCCGCCTGCTGAGGGTCGCGGCGGGCCGGGAGGCCGGCGCGCACCACGGGGCGAACGGCACCACCGGAAGGACAGCACCATGA
- a CDS encoding serine/threonine-protein kinase yields MAMMRLRREDPRVVGSFRLHRRLGAGGMGVVYLGSDRRGQRVALKVIRPDLAEDQEFRSRFAREVSAARRIRGGCTARLVAADLEAERPWFATQYVPGPSLHDKVAEEGPLTAAQIAAVGAALSEGLVAVHEAGVVHRDLKPSNILLSPKGPRIIDFGIAWATGASTLTHVGTAVGSPGFLAPEQVRGAAVTPATDVFALGATLAYAATADSPFGHGSSEVMLYRVVHEEPHLQGVPDALAPLVRACLAKDPEERPSTLQLSMRLKEIAAREAQGLSEGRPPAQRARVERPTGRLPEADHAERTERRTGGSAPRGAQGGAPGGPHSRPSSSRNPRNPGGPSSRPTAGRTGGRPAPRTTGTGRRPSRPDPKLMRQRLIVFVVVTLIVALGIAAAQKL; encoded by the coding sequence ATGGCGATGATGCGGCTCCGGCGCGAGGACCCGCGTGTCGTCGGCTCGTTCAGACTGCACCGGCGGCTCGGGGCCGGCGGCATGGGCGTGGTCTACCTGGGCTCCGACCGGCGCGGGCAGCGGGTCGCCCTCAAGGTCATCCGGCCGGACCTCGCCGAGGACCAGGAGTTCCGTTCGCGGTTCGCCCGCGAGGTGTCCGCCGCCCGGCGGATCCGGGGCGGGTGCACGGCGCGCCTGGTCGCCGCGGACCTGGAGGCCGAACGGCCGTGGTTCGCCACCCAGTACGTGCCCGGTCCCTCGCTCCACGACAAGGTGGCCGAGGAGGGCCCCCTGACGGCCGCGCAGATCGCCGCCGTCGGCGCCGCGCTCTCCGAGGGCCTGGTCGCCGTACACGAGGCGGGAGTCGTCCACCGGGACCTGAAGCCCTCGAACATCCTGCTGTCCCCCAAGGGTCCTCGGATCATCGACTTCGGCATCGCCTGGGCGACCGGGGCGAGCACCCTCACGCATGTGGGTACGGCCGTCGGCTCCCCCGGCTTCCTCGCACCCGAGCAGGTCCGGGGCGCCGCCGTCACGCCGGCCACCGACGTCTTCGCGCTCGGCGCCACCCTCGCCTACGCGGCGACCGCCGACTCGCCCTTCGGGCACGGCAGTTCGGAGGTCATGCTGTACCGCGTGGTGCACGAGGAACCGCACCTGCAGGGCGTCCCGGACGCGCTGGCGCCCCTCGTACGGGCCTGCCTGGCCAAGGACCCGGAGGAGCGGCCCAGCACGCTCCAGCTGTCCATGCGGCTCAAGGAGATCGCGGCCCGGGAGGCGCAGGGGCTCTCGGAGGGCCGCCCGCCGGCACAGCGCGCCCGGGTCGAACGGCCCACGGGACGGCTGCCAGAGGCGGACCACGCGGAGCGTACGGAGCGGCGCACGGGCGGCAGCGCGCCCAGGGGGGCGCAGGGCGGCGCTCCCGGCGGCCCGCACTCGCGGCCCTCCTCCTCACGCAACCCGCGCAACCCCGGCGGCCCGTCCTCCCGGCCGACCGCGGGACGCACCGGCGGCCGGCCGGCGCCGCGGACCACGGGGACGGGGCGGCGCCCCTCACGGCCGGACCCGAAGCTGATGCGCCAGCGCCTGATCGTGTTCGTCGTGGTCACGCTGATCGTGGCACTGGGCATCGCGGCCGCCCAGAAGCTCTAG
- a CDS encoding DUF6461 domain-containing protein, with amino-acid sequence MTQVTTDDYAWIRTSPLFRHMRESGYSVTLVRGRSPQEVLHAMEAEPRGTGDGTAGLIEANDAHRAEADHDHWDESYVAGAFKAPGEKGDWTVVLGFDGGLGVPCAQKLSEGGRVVAHSRNGGKPIDLFHWFEDGELRTTFERPSARDGNSPDELVPVMRAVGFPLTPDGEHDESAPAVDAKAAVLALAERLTGVRVTESLLHDATYELGLVPEQPAEEWTSVVIDITDAHGERFHREWTYEEITAASGRAQAEANAPVVVTYATPRAEDRSEHRTGG; translated from the coding sequence ATGACCCAGGTGACCACAGACGACTACGCCTGGATCCGCACCTCGCCGCTCTTCCGCCACATGAGGGAGAGCGGATACAGCGTGACCCTCGTCCGGGGGCGGAGCCCGCAGGAGGTGCTGCATGCGATGGAGGCGGAGCCGCGCGGCACGGGGGACGGCACGGCCGGGCTGATCGAGGCGAACGACGCTCACCGTGCCGAGGCGGATCACGACCACTGGGACGAGTCCTACGTGGCCGGCGCCTTCAAGGCGCCGGGCGAGAAGGGCGACTGGACCGTCGTCCTCGGCTTCGACGGTGGCCTCGGGGTGCCGTGCGCGCAGAAGCTGTCGGAGGGCGGACGGGTCGTGGCGCACTCCCGCAACGGCGGCAAGCCCATCGACCTCTTCCACTGGTTCGAGGACGGTGAGCTCCGTACGACGTTCGAGCGCCCCTCGGCACGCGACGGCAACAGCCCCGACGAACTGGTGCCCGTGATGCGGGCGGTCGGCTTCCCGCTGACGCCCGACGGAGAGCACGACGAGAGCGCCCCGGCCGTCGACGCGAAGGCGGCCGTCCTCGCTCTGGCCGAAAGACTCACCGGCGTACGCGTCACCGAATCCCTTCTCCACGACGCGACGTACGAACTGGGACTCGTGCCCGAACAGCCGGCCGAGGAATGGACCAGCGTGGTCATCGACATCACCGACGCCCACGGGGAACGCTTCCACCGGGAGTGGACGTACGAGGAGATCACGGCGGCTTCCGGCCGGGCGCAGGCGGAGGCGAACGCGCCGGTGGTGGTCACCTACGCCACGCCTCGCGCCGAGGATCGTTCGGAGCATCGGACGGGCGGGTGA